In the genome of Mucisphaera calidilacus, one region contains:
- the dnaG gene encoding DNA primase produces MPHPGDDDKQKVLAASDIVAVIGEQLALKPKGREFAALCPFHDDHNPSMAVVPAKQIYHCFVCGAGGDVFSFVMRYHKLSFPEALKHLAERSGIELTGRREPRDPNQASLRKRIAEANELALRFFRHRFNDEQTGKIARDYALHRGITPEMIERFELGYAPDAWDQLANAVEQKKLDREAFIAAGLIAKRDRGNGHFDRLRHRLVFPISDALGRPVAFGGRRLREEDNPKYWNSPETELFHKSATLFGLHHAKRAIISTKTAVIVEGYTDVIAAHQVERENVVATLGTALTPEHVRELRRFAERIVLVFDGDVAGRKAADRAVEAFLTEEVDTAVAILPGGQDPADLLATPEGLETWDQLISHAPDALAFGLDRMAEDAGQAQTLTGRQKVGEAYAAKLLRLGLDRASGTRRALLLDHIGKVLGLDSAATERLIAEARAGNNRQQVRDKQGNPEDLEAFAEQSAKRLDHGFSSRTLNLVLAAERQVIACLIRHNELFTKALDQGWAIDESFMPADPVGPVNQKLYATVYEALASGQSVTLEELLTRSAETEDYELAALLAQLGRDIQDLGLDDPQLAERELANAYRSWLAASPAGSHAAEEERSSDDQKLRDTLERLRSTVTPGRIGGRNHRAG; encoded by the coding sequence ATGCCCCACCCAGGCGACGACGACAAGCAGAAGGTCCTCGCGGCGAGCGACATTGTCGCCGTGATCGGTGAGCAGCTCGCCCTCAAACCCAAGGGACGCGAGTTCGCCGCCCTCTGCCCCTTCCACGACGACCACAACCCCTCCATGGCCGTCGTCCCCGCCAAACAGATCTACCACTGCTTCGTCTGCGGCGCCGGAGGCGACGTCTTCTCCTTCGTCATGCGCTACCACAAGCTCAGCTTCCCCGAGGCCCTCAAGCACCTCGCCGAACGCTCAGGCATCGAACTCACCGGGCGACGCGAACCGAGAGACCCCAACCAGGCCTCCCTCCGCAAACGCATCGCCGAGGCCAACGAACTGGCCCTGCGTTTCTTCCGCCACCGCTTCAACGACGAGCAGACCGGCAAGATCGCACGCGACTACGCCCTCCATCGCGGCATCACGCCCGAGATGATCGAACGCTTCGAACTCGGCTACGCGCCCGACGCCTGGGATCAGCTCGCCAACGCCGTCGAACAGAAAAAACTCGACCGCGAGGCCTTCATCGCCGCCGGCCTCATCGCCAAACGCGACCGGGGCAACGGACACTTCGACCGACTCCGACACCGGCTGGTCTTCCCGATCTCCGACGCCCTGGGCCGGCCCGTCGCCTTCGGCGGCCGACGGCTCCGCGAGGAAGACAACCCCAAGTACTGGAACAGCCCCGAGACCGAACTCTTCCACAAGAGCGCCACGCTCTTCGGCCTCCACCACGCCAAACGCGCGATCATCAGCACCAAGACCGCTGTCATCGTCGAGGGCTACACCGACGTGATCGCGGCCCACCAGGTCGAACGCGAGAACGTCGTCGCCACCCTCGGCACCGCCCTCACCCCCGAACACGTCCGCGAACTCCGACGCTTCGCCGAACGCATCGTCCTCGTCTTCGATGGCGACGTCGCCGGCCGCAAAGCCGCCGACCGCGCCGTCGAGGCCTTCCTCACCGAAGAAGTCGATACCGCCGTCGCGATCCTCCCCGGCGGACAGGACCCCGCCGACCTCCTCGCCACGCCCGAGGGGCTCGAGACCTGGGACCAGCTCATCAGCCACGCCCCCGACGCGCTCGCCTTCGGTCTCGACCGCATGGCCGAGGACGCCGGTCAGGCCCAGACCCTCACCGGTCGCCAGAAAGTCGGCGAGGCCTACGCCGCCAAACTCCTGCGCCTCGGCCTCGATCGCGCCTCCGGAACACGCCGAGCCCTCCTGCTTGACCACATCGGCAAAGTCTTAGGTCTCGATTCTGCAGCGACCGAACGCCTCATCGCCGAGGCCCGCGCGGGAAACAACCGCCAGCAGGTGCGCGATAAGCAGGGTAACCCGGAGGATTTGGAAGCGTTTGCAGAACAGTCTGCTAAAAGACTGGACCACGGCTTTTCCTCGCGTACTCTTAACCTAGTCCTAGCGGCTGAGCGACAGGTCATAGCTTGCCTGATTCGCCACAACGAACTGTTCACCAAGGCCTTAGACCAAGGCTGGGCGATCGACGAATCGTTCATGCCCGCTGATCCTGTCGGCCCGGTGAACCAGAAGCTCTACGCCACGGTGTACGAGGCGTTGGCATCCGGTCAGTCAGTCACGCTCGAAGAGCTGCTGACAAGGTCGGCGGAGACCGAGGACTACGAGCTGGCAGCACTGCTCGCTCAACTCGGTCGAGACATCCAGGACCTGGGTCTGGACGACCCCCAACTGGCCGAGCGCGAGCTCGCCAACGCCTACAGGTCCTGGCTAGCAGCAAGCCCCGCTGGCTCCCACGCCGCGGAGGAGGAGCGGTCCAGCGATGACCAGAAATTGCGGGATACCCTCGAACGGCTGCGCAGCACCGTAACCCCCGGGAGGATCGGTGGACGAAACCACCGGGCGGGCTGA
- the rpoD gene encoding RNA polymerase sigma factor RpoD: protein MLNPHLHPAVTELMSCGRHRGFLTFDQLNALLPDEYVDQDKLAELLQRMRQESTRLIDEAQIPERWRKTPGLIAPPQDAPGPGGMDLIPQEEEPAAPATQNENEESEETEEVDENTKAELEKALNEAGAKRIDDPVRMYLTQMGEISLLTRDEEIRLAKKIETTRMIFRRLVLENDYAIAQTVETLEMVDAGDLPFDRTMKISTAEEDAKGKIAARIPFNLKTIKRLLELNRQDWETLEAGGRIAKSEIEKIHTRIETRRMKMASLVEELSLRTSKIQPLLHKLSSISSKVNHLKKILAESEKHPDRYDPEDIMVMREELMGLRSLVLENPEQLTARVAGIRCVFDEYEQAKRDLSGGNLRLVVSIAKKYRNRGLSFLDIIQEGNTGLMRAVDKYEYKRGYKFSTYATWWIRQAITRAIADHARTIRIPVHMIETMSKLRNIAKKLLQELKREPTIEEIAEDAKMPIAEARRVMKISRHPISLDRPVGESEDSYFGDFIEDDHAANPSETATSDMLRSRIEQVLKTLTYREREIIKLRYGIGDGYTYTLEEVGRIFKVTRERVRQVEAKAIRKLQHPVRSRKLVGFISGEDDRLEEV from the coding sequence ATGCTCAACCCTCATCTCCATCCTGCGGTAACCGAACTGATGTCCTGTGGCCGTCACCGCGGCTTCCTCACCTTCGATCAGCTCAACGCCCTGCTGCCCGATGAGTACGTCGACCAGGACAAGCTCGCCGAACTCCTCCAGCGGATGCGCCAGGAGAGCACGCGCCTCATCGACGAGGCCCAGATCCCCGAACGCTGGCGCAAGACCCCAGGCCTCATCGCGCCGCCTCAGGACGCCCCCGGCCCCGGCGGCATGGACCTCATCCCCCAGGAAGAAGAGCCCGCCGCGCCCGCCACGCAGAACGAGAACGAAGAGTCCGAGGAAACCGAAGAGGTCGACGAGAACACCAAGGCCGAACTCGAGAAGGCCCTCAACGAGGCCGGCGCCAAACGCATCGATGACCCGGTCCGCATGTACCTCACCCAGATGGGTGAGATCAGCCTCCTCACCCGCGACGAGGAAATCCGGCTCGCCAAGAAGATCGAGACCACACGCATGATCTTCCGCCGGCTCGTCCTCGAAAACGACTACGCCATCGCCCAGACCGTCGAGACCCTCGAGATGGTCGACGCAGGCGACCTGCCCTTCGACCGCACCATGAAGATCTCCACCGCCGAGGAGGACGCCAAGGGCAAGATCGCCGCACGCATCCCCTTCAACCTCAAGACCATCAAACGCCTGCTCGAACTCAACCGGCAGGACTGGGAGACCCTCGAGGCCGGCGGACGCATCGCCAAGTCCGAGATCGAGAAGATCCACACCCGCATCGAGACCCGCCGCATGAAGATGGCGAGCCTCGTCGAGGAACTCTCGCTCCGCACCTCCAAGATCCAGCCCCTGCTCCACAAGCTCTCCTCCATCTCCAGCAAGGTCAACCACCTCAAGAAGATTCTCGCCGAATCCGAAAAACACCCCGACCGCTACGACCCCGAAGACATCATGGTCATGCGCGAGGAACTCATGGGCCTCCGCTCACTCGTTCTTGAAAACCCCGAGCAGCTCACCGCCCGCGTCGCCGGCATCCGCTGCGTCTTCGACGAGTACGAGCAGGCCAAACGCGACCTCTCGGGCGGCAACCTCCGGCTCGTCGTCTCCATCGCCAAGAAATACCGCAACCGCGGCCTCTCCTTCCTCGACATCATCCAGGAGGGCAACACCGGCCTCATGCGCGCCGTCGACAAGTACGAGTACAAGCGCGGCTACAAGTTCTCCACCTACGCCACGTGGTGGATCCGTCAGGCTATCACCCGCGCCATCGCCGACCACGCACGCACCATCCGCATCCCGGTCCACATGATCGAGACGATGAGCAAGCTGCGCAACATCGCCAAGAAGCTCCTGCAGGAGCTCAAGCGTGAGCCGACCATCGAGGAGATCGCCGAGGACGCCAAGATGCCCATCGCCGAGGCACGCCGGGTCATGAAGATCAGCCGGCACCCCATCTCACTCGACCGGCCCGTCGGCGAGTCCGAGGACTCCTACTTCGGCGACTTCATCGAGGACGACCACGCCGCCAACCCCTCCGAAACCGCCACCAGCGACATGCTCCGCTCGCGCATCGAGCAGGTCCTCAAGACCCTCACCTACCGCGAACGCGAGATCATCAAGCTCCGCTACGGCATCGGCGACGGCTACACCTACACCCTCGAAGAGGTCGGCCGCATCTTCAAGGTCACCCGCGAGCGCGTCCGACAGGTCGAGGCCAAGGCCATCCGCAAACTCCAGCACCCTGTCCGAAGCCGCAAACTCGTCGGCTTCATCTCCGGCGAGGATGACCGACTCGAAGAGGTCTGA
- a CDS encoding glycosyltransferase: MQEPIPPARRRPALNPERKLSNQARPRVSLIIPCFHAGDTLESTLCSVFDQGYADLEVLVVDGGSRDQTLDVIERYETQINWYDAHTDTGPAEAVNRALDVATGEIIGFLDADALLMPQVLGDVVRKMCSVDRPSWLIGQAVALDETGQLAEPLASIRSLSLASMLRRTQLEPARGSVFFRRSLLGEVGPLDVKLRFAWTFELYARLLAEGHRPGVISRGLAAVRMNEACSIMRTVRKGQERVTVARRYLDQLDPWDRYTVWQSCDERARVHTLALAELDPSSASRYLWDELTHHPGWIADPMYRDQLIAASQPAETSLYRLAA; the protein is encoded by the coding sequence ATGCAAGAGCCTATCCCCCCAGCACGTCGTCGTCCCGCGTTGAATCCCGAGCGGAAGCTGAGCAATCAGGCGCGTCCACGGGTGTCGCTGATCATCCCCTGTTTCCACGCGGGTGACACGCTGGAGAGCACGTTGTGCTCGGTGTTCGATCAGGGATACGCCGACCTGGAGGTCCTGGTGGTGGATGGCGGGTCTCGGGATCAGACGCTCGACGTGATCGAGCGTTACGAGACGCAGATCAACTGGTATGACGCGCACACGGACACGGGGCCTGCGGAGGCCGTGAATCGTGCGCTGGACGTGGCGACGGGCGAGATCATCGGTTTTCTGGACGCGGACGCGTTGCTGATGCCTCAGGTGCTGGGCGACGTGGTGCGGAAGATGTGCTCGGTGGATCGCCCCTCGTGGCTGATCGGCCAGGCGGTGGCGTTGGACGAGACGGGTCAGCTGGCCGAGCCGCTGGCTTCGATTCGTTCGCTGAGTCTGGCGTCGATGCTGCGTCGCACGCAGCTGGAGCCGGCGCGGGGGTCGGTGTTCTTCCGCCGATCGCTGCTGGGTGAGGTTGGCCCGCTGGACGTGAAGCTTCGTTTTGCGTGGACGTTTGAGTTGTACGCGCGGCTGCTGGCCGAGGGTCATCGCCCGGGCGTGATCAGCCGTGGTCTGGCGGCGGTGCGGATGAACGAGGCGTGCTCGATCATGCGGACGGTGCGCAAGGGCCAGGAGCGTGTGACGGTGGCGCGGCGGTATCTGGACCAGCTCGATCCGTGGGACCGTTACACGGTGTGGCAGAGTTGTGACGAGCGGGCGCGGGTGCACACGCTGGCGCTGGCAGAGCTGGACCCGAGCAGCGCGAGCCGCTACCTGTGGGACGAGTTGACGCATCACCCGGGCTGGATCGCGGACCCTATGTACCGCGACCAGCTGATTGCGGCCTCGCAGCCGGCGGAGACGTCGTTGTACCGCCTGGCGGCGTGA
- a CDS encoding glycosyltransferase family 2 protein has product MTMPRLSVVIPSYNQAAYLAETIESVLGQGYDNLQLMVIDGGSDDGSVGIIERYRDVLDVAISEPDGGQTEAINKGLMRADGDLVTWVCSDDTLLPGSLDAVAGAYVAAGRPAWLAGRCQQMDASGVLLGVEPRSEGITLRDALLRSPERPFAFPQPGVWWDPKLHRSLGYLDASLHYCMDFAWWLRLMSSGYSPVTVEAVLATYRMHEASKTCAQPEGFIREHLRVERFYARRLSLRERWRVFRRTAYQYRSAELARVSGRPWSSVVRRPWWLLSQQVRGRLWAGDASCSLAA; this is encoded by the coding sequence ATGACGATGCCACGGCTCTCGGTGGTGATACCGAGTTACAACCAGGCCGCCTATCTCGCCGAGACGATCGAGAGTGTGCTCGGTCAGGGCTATGACAACCTGCAGTTGATGGTGATTGATGGGGGATCGGATGATGGTTCGGTAGGGATCATCGAGCGTTACCGCGACGTATTGGACGTAGCGATCAGCGAGCCGGACGGCGGTCAGACCGAGGCGATCAACAAGGGATTGATGCGTGCGGACGGCGATCTGGTGACGTGGGTCTGTTCGGATGACACGCTGCTGCCCGGGTCGCTTGATGCGGTGGCGGGTGCGTATGTGGCGGCGGGTCGGCCGGCGTGGCTGGCGGGTCGTTGTCAGCAGATGGACGCGTCGGGGGTGCTGCTGGGTGTGGAGCCGCGGTCGGAGGGGATCACGCTGCGTGACGCGTTGCTGAGGTCGCCTGAGCGTCCGTTCGCGTTCCCGCAGCCGGGCGTGTGGTGGGACCCAAAGCTGCATCGGTCGCTGGGTTATCTGGATGCGTCGCTTCACTACTGCATGGATTTTGCGTGGTGGCTTCGCCTGATGTCGTCGGGGTATTCGCCGGTGACGGTGGAGGCGGTGCTGGCGACGTACCGGATGCACGAGGCGAGCAAGACGTGTGCGCAGCCGGAGGGTTTTATCCGCGAGCACCTTCGTGTGGAGCGTTTTTACGCGAGGCGGCTGTCGCTGAGGGAGCGTTGGCGTGTGTTTCGCAGGACGGCGTATCAGTATCGGTCTGCGGAGCTGGCCAGGGTGTCGGGCCGGCCGTGGTCGTCGGTGGTGCGTCGGCCGTGGTGGTTGTTGTCGCAGCAGGTTCGCGGGCGGCTGTGGGCGGGTGACGCGTCGTGTTCGCTGGCGGCGTGA
- a CDS encoding glycosyltransferase family 2 protein, whose product MTTPVTAIVIVRNEVKHLGRCLPALSWADELIVIDMASTDGSLELARGHADRVLRVEPQPIAEPTRAAAARLAKHDWILLVDPDEVIPASLAAQVREAIVSEPDAGAFSLPMRFYFKGERLDGTVWGTLTYKQRLIHRERCDVLPWANRLTRVREGQRDVRIAWDGTNHMEHYWSDSYFELLRRHLTRYAHTEAKALAGNGLRFTLRRALTHPFVELYRSLRHFDGWRIGLRGWLLSGIYFVYMVASEWLVAFYQGRSKPDENAEMRELPVLRDDEASGVRLAA is encoded by the coding sequence ATGACGACGCCCGTGACCGCGATCGTGATTGTCCGCAACGAGGTGAAGCACCTCGGGCGTTGTCTGCCGGCGTTGAGCTGGGCGGATGAGTTGATCGTGATCGACATGGCGTCGACGGACGGGTCGCTGGAGTTGGCCCGCGGGCACGCGGATCGTGTGCTGCGTGTCGAGCCGCAGCCGATTGCCGAGCCGACGCGTGCGGCGGCGGCGCGACTGGCGAAGCATGACTGGATCCTGCTGGTTGACCCGGACGAGGTGATTCCCGCCTCGCTGGCGGCGCAGGTGCGTGAGGCGATCGTGTCGGAGCCGGACGCGGGGGCGTTCTCGCTGCCGATGCGTTTTTACTTCAAGGGCGAGCGGCTGGACGGGACGGTCTGGGGGACGCTGACGTACAAGCAGCGTCTGATTCACCGCGAGCGCTGCGATGTTCTGCCCTGGGCGAACCGGTTGACGCGTGTGCGTGAGGGGCAACGCGACGTGCGGATCGCGTGGGACGGCACGAACCATATGGAGCACTACTGGTCGGACAGTTACTTCGAGCTGCTGCGACGGCACCTGACGCGTTATGCGCACACGGAGGCGAAGGCGCTGGCGGGCAACGGTTTGCGGTTTACGCTCCGGCGTGCGCTGACGCACCCTTTTGTGGAGCTGTACCGGAGCCTGCGTCACTTTGACGGGTGGCGGATCGGTCTGCGTGGGTGGTTGTTGTCGGGGATCTACTTCGTGTACATGGTGGCGAGCGAGTGGCTGGTGGCCTTTTATCAGGGCCGCTCGAAGCCTGACGAGAACGCCGAGATGCGGGAGCTGCCGGTGTTGCGTGATGATGAGGCGTCGGGCGTGCGGCTGGCTGCTTAG
- a CDS encoding ABC transporter ATP-binding protein — MSRPVIHAENLSKRYRLGASQPLAGSLRDLFTGRGASRRASFWALRDISFDVEAGQCVGIIGRNGAGKSTLLKVLAQITAPTTGSAWFRGRVGSLLEVGTGFHPELTGRENIFLNGSILGMTRKEIASRFDAIVDFSGTEQFLDTPVKRYSSGMSVRLAFAVAAHLDPEILIIDEVLAVGDTAFRKRCMGKMSDVAKSGRTVLFISHNMAAIESMCDRAIVLSHGKMIYDGSAAEGVGAYLRSLQDGDATEQNLGNREGTGEVRIRSVTMEDETGDPVEVIRSGQSLSVTMEYEVVGDVSGLGPLAVGLIARSGGDVPLFHHHSRLNGQQFSDLPGRGRFTCTVPRLPLVPGGYQLSLTIFRDTSQGQRVDQVNNALNLTVIPGVFYETHELPHPVHGHMLVDADWSHDVIDDVSVPLDGRKAA, encoded by the coding sequence TTGAGTCGTCCCGTGATCCATGCCGAGAACCTTTCGAAGCGTTACCGCCTGGGCGCGAGCCAGCCGCTGGCCGGTTCGCTGCGTGACCTGTTTACGGGTCGTGGCGCGTCGCGTCGGGCGTCGTTCTGGGCGTTGCGTGACATCAGTTTTGACGTGGAGGCGGGTCAGTGCGTGGGGATCATCGGGCGTAACGGCGCGGGCAAGTCGACGCTGCTGAAGGTGCTGGCGCAGATCACGGCCCCGACGACCGGTTCGGCGTGGTTCCGGGGCCGGGTGGGGAGCCTGCTGGAGGTGGGGACCGGTTTTCACCCGGAGCTGACGGGTCGTGAGAACATCTTTCTCAACGGGTCGATCCTGGGGATGACGCGGAAGGAGATCGCGAGTCGTTTCGACGCGATCGTGGACTTTTCGGGCACGGAGCAGTTTCTCGACACGCCGGTGAAGCGTTACTCGTCGGGGATGTCGGTCCGGCTGGCGTTCGCGGTGGCGGCGCACCTGGACCCGGAGATCCTGATCATCGACGAGGTGCTGGCGGTGGGGGACACGGCGTTCCGCAAGCGTTGCATGGGCAAGATGTCGGACGTGGCCAAGTCGGGTCGGACGGTGTTGTTCATCAGCCACAACATGGCGGCGATCGAGAGCATGTGTGACCGCGCGATTGTGCTGAGTCACGGGAAGATGATCTACGACGGCTCGGCGGCGGAGGGCGTGGGTGCGTATCTGCGTTCGCTGCAGGATGGCGACGCGACGGAGCAGAACCTGGGCAACCGTGAGGGCACGGGCGAGGTTCGGATCCGCAGCGTGACGATGGAGGACGAGACGGGTGACCCGGTGGAGGTGATCCGCAGCGGTCAGTCGCTGAGCGTGACGATGGAGTACGAGGTGGTGGGTGACGTGTCGGGTCTGGGGCCGCTGGCGGTGGGCCTGATCGCGCGGAGCGGCGGAGATGTCCCGCTGTTCCATCACCACAGCCGGTTGAACGGCCAGCAGTTCAGTGACCTGCCGGGGCGCGGTCGGTTTACCTGCACGGTGCCACGGTTGCCGCTGGTGCCGGGCGGGTATCAGCTTTCGCTGACGATCTTCCGTGACACGAGCCAGGGCCAGCGTGTGGATCAGGTGAACAACGCCTTGAACCTGACGGTGATCCCCGGGGTGTTCTACGAGACGCACGAGCTGCCGCACCCGGTGCACGGCCACATGCTGGTGGACGCCGACTGGTCGCACGACGTGATCGATGATGTTTCGGTTCCTCTTGATGGCAGGAAAGCCGCCTGA
- a CDS encoding ABC transporter permease, whose amino-acid sequence MSTVSTHPDRALHGGKGEAITRIGPGLALQSLSPAVLWRYRELAWSLAKRDFSVRYRQTCLGTLWAVIQPLVSMVVLHVFFGKAMGLEDRVGGVAYPIFLFAGLLPWNLFTTTITSSTQSLIANQHILTKVYFPRILLPISAATVPLVDFALALVVLFGLMVFLGVSFSVSLLALPVALLGALLSAVGVGLALSALTVWYRDTRHALPFVMQTWFFMTPVLYPPAILPEGYRWLLMLNPMTGVIDAFRAAILDQPMTMSTLMMPVAIGSLLMVVGAVIFTRAERSFADVI is encoded by the coding sequence CGCCCTGCATGGTGGCAAGGGTGAGGCCATCACCCGCATCGGGCCGGGGCTCGCGTTGCAGTCGTTGTCGCCGGCGGTGTTGTGGCGTTACCGCGAGCTGGCGTGGTCGCTGGCGAAGCGAGACTTCTCGGTGCGTTATCGGCAGACGTGTCTGGGGACGCTCTGGGCGGTGATCCAGCCGCTGGTGAGCATGGTGGTGCTGCACGTGTTTTTCGGGAAGGCGATGGGCCTGGAGGACCGGGTTGGGGGCGTGGCGTACCCGATCTTCCTGTTTGCGGGTCTTCTGCCGTGGAACCTGTTCACGACGACGATCACGTCGTCGACGCAGAGCCTGATCGCGAACCAGCACATCTTGACGAAGGTGTATTTCCCTCGGATCCTGCTGCCGATCTCGGCGGCGACGGTGCCGCTGGTGGATTTCGCGTTGGCGTTGGTGGTGCTGTTCGGCCTGATGGTGTTTCTGGGCGTGTCGTTCTCGGTGTCGCTGCTGGCGTTGCCGGTGGCGTTGCTGGGCGCGTTGCTCTCGGCGGTGGGTGTGGGTCTGGCGTTGTCGGCGTTGACGGTGTGGTACCGGGACACGCGTCACGCGTTGCCCTTTGTGATGCAGACGTGGTTTTTCATGACGCCCGTGCTGTACCCGCCTGCGATCCTGCCGGAGGGTTATCGGTGGCTGCTGATGCTGAACCCGATGACGGGTGTGATCGACGCGTTCCGCGCGGCGATCCTGGATCAGCCGATGACGATGTCGACGCTGATGATGCCCGTGGCGATCGGTTCGCTGCTGATGGTGGTGGGCGCGGTGATCTTCACGCGTGCCGAGCGCAGTTTTGCGGACGTGATCTGA